One stretch of Pseudomonas fragi DNA includes these proteins:
- the ubiG gene encoding bifunctional 2-polyprenyl-6-hydroxyphenol methylase/3-demethylubiquinol 3-O-methyltransferase UbiG translates to MSNVDHAEIAKFEALAHRWWDRESEFKPLHDINPLRVNWIDERVQLAGKKVLDVGCGGGILSESMAQRGATVMGIDMGEAPLAVAQLHQLESGVSVEYRQITAEELAEEMPGQFDVVTCLEMLEHVPDPSSVIRACYKMVKPGGQVFFSTINRNPKSYLFAIIGAEYIMKLIPRGTHDFKKFIRPSELGAWSRQAGLSVKDIIGLTYNPLTKHYKLAADVDVNYMIQTLREE, encoded by the coding sequence ATGAGCAACGTTGACCACGCCGAGATCGCCAAATTCGAAGCGCTAGCCCATCGCTGGTGGGACCGTGAAAGCGAGTTCAAGCCGCTGCACGACATCAACCCGCTGCGCGTCAACTGGATTGACGAGCGCGTACAACTGGCCGGCAAAAAAGTGCTCGATGTAGGGTGTGGCGGCGGCATTCTCAGCGAGTCGATGGCTCAGCGCGGTGCAACCGTCATGGGCATCGACATGGGCGAAGCCCCGCTGGCCGTGGCGCAACTGCACCAGCTTGAGTCTGGCGTCAGTGTTGAATACCGCCAGATCACCGCCGAAGAACTGGCAGAAGAAATGCCCGGTCAGTTCGATGTGGTCACCTGCCTGGAAATGCTCGAGCACGTGCCTGACCCGTCGTCGGTGATTCGCGCCTGCTACAAGATGGTCAAGCCAGGTGGCCAGGTGTTCTTCTCGACCATCAACCGCAACCCCAAGTCCTACCTGTTCGCGATCATCGGCGCGGAATACATCATGAAGCTGATCCCACGCGGGACCCACGACTTCAAGAAGTTCATCCGCCCTTCCGAACTGGGTGCCTGGAGCCGCCAGGCCGGCCTGAGCGTCAAGGACATCATCGGCCTGACCTACAACCCGCTGACCAAGCACTACAAGCTGGCTGCCGATGTTGACGTCAACTACATGATCCAGACCCTTCGCGAGGAGTAA
- the mtnA gene encoding S-methyl-5-thioribose-1-phosphate isomerase, with the protein MRDRLLAAEKVKAIDWRDDALYLLDQRILPFEENWLAYTGVDGVAQAIRDMVVRGAPAIGIAAAYGVVLAARARKAAGGDWLAALEEDFTLLADSRPTAVNLFWALNRMRDRLARSRTRADVLQVLEAEAVAIHESDREANLTMAQLGVDVIRRHQGNAQAVLTHCNTGALATGGFGTALGVIRAAWLEGMIEQVYADETRPWLQGSRLTAWELANEGIPVVLNVDSAAAHIMKTKGVTWVIVGADRITANGDVANKIGTYQLAVNAMHHGVRFMVVAPSSTIDMELATGDDIPIEERDGRELLEVGGKRVGADVQAFNPVFDVTPADLIDVIVTEKGVIERPDAAKMAQLMCRKRLH; encoded by the coding sequence ATGCGCGATCGACTGTTGGCTGCGGAAAAGGTTAAGGCCATCGATTGGCGGGACGACGCCCTGTATCTGCTGGATCAACGCATTTTGCCCTTTGAAGAGAACTGGCTGGCGTACACCGGGGTAGACGGTGTTGCACAGGCCATTCGCGACATGGTCGTGCGTGGCGCGCCTGCGATTGGTATCGCGGCGGCCTACGGTGTGGTGCTGGCGGCGCGTGCACGCAAGGCGGCGGGCGGTGACTGGCTGGCTGCGCTGGAAGAGGACTTTACCCTGCTGGCGGACTCGCGCCCCACGGCGGTCAATCTGTTCTGGGCGTTGAACCGCATGCGTGACCGGCTGGCCCGTTCCCGGACCCGCGCCGATGTGCTGCAGGTGCTTGAGGCCGAAGCGGTGGCCATCCATGAAAGTGATCGTGAAGCCAATTTGACCATGGCTCAGCTGGGCGTTGATGTGATTCGCCGTCACCAGGGCAATGCCCAGGCCGTGCTGACCCACTGCAACACCGGTGCGCTGGCGACAGGCGGGTTTGGCACAGCGCTGGGGGTGATTCGTGCGGCCTGGCTTGAAGGCATGATCGAGCAGGTCTATGCCGACGAAACCCGGCCCTGGCTGCAGGGTTCGCGCCTGACCGCGTGGGAACTGGCCAACGAGGGCATCCCGGTGGTGCTCAATGTTGATTCGGCAGCGGCGCACATCATGAAAACCAAGGGCGTGACCTGGGTGATCGTCGGGGCTGACCGCATCACTGCCAATGGCGATGTGGCGAACAAGATCGGCACCTACCAGCTGGCGGTCAACGCCATGCATCACGGTGTGCGCTTTATGGTGGTGGCTCCGAGCTCGACCATCGACATGGAGCTGGCCACGGGCGATGACATCCCGATTGAAGAACGTGACGGCCGTGAGCTGCTGGAAGTGGGTGGCAAGCGCGTGGGTGCTGATGTGCAGGCGTTCAACCCGGTGTTTGACGTGACCCCGGCCGACCTGATTGACGTTATTGTTACCGAGAAGGGAGTGATCGAACGTCCCGACGCGGCCAAAATGGCGCAATTGATGTGTCGCAAGCGGTTGCACTGA
- a CDS encoding TRZ/ATZ family hydrolase: MPTPTMTLDLLLLPTWLVPVEPAGVVLKDHGVGIRDGRIVFIGPRAQALKLVATQTRELPDMLLSPGLINAHGHAAMTLFRGMADDLPLMTWLEQHIWPAEAKWVDEDFVRDGTNLAIAEQIKAGITCFSDMYFYPKVASECVHNSGIRAQIAIPILDFPIPGASNADESLRQAVEMFADLKFHPRIKIAFGPHAPYTVGDENLEKIRVIADELDAAIHMHVHETAFEVHQAVEQNAERPVARLARLGLLGPRFQAVHMTQISDDDLAMLVESNSSVIHCPESNLKLASGFCPVERLWQAGVNVAVGTDGAASNNDLDLLGETRTAALLAKAVAGSATALDAHRALRMATLNGARALGIESDTGSIEIGKAADLVAFDLSGLAQQPVYDPVSQLIYATGRDCVKHLWVGGKQLLDDRRLTRLDEQQLCATVRAWGERISSHTH; encoded by the coding sequence ATGCCGACCCCGACCATGACCCTGGACTTACTGCTGCTACCCACCTGGCTGGTGCCTGTCGAGCCGGCCGGTGTTGTACTCAAGGATCACGGCGTTGGCATCCGCGACGGGCGCATTGTGTTTATCGGCCCGCGGGCTCAAGCGCTCAAGCTGGTTGCCACGCAAACCCGCGAACTGCCCGACATGCTGCTCAGCCCCGGGCTGATCAATGCCCACGGCCACGCCGCCATGACCCTGTTTCGCGGCATGGCCGACGACCTGCCACTGATGACCTGGCTGGAGCAGCATATCTGGCCGGCCGAGGCCAAGTGGGTCGATGAAGACTTCGTGCGCGACGGCACCAACCTGGCGATCGCCGAGCAAATCAAGGCCGGCATCACCTGCTTCAGCGACATGTATTTCTACCCGAAAGTCGCCAGTGAGTGCGTACACAACAGCGGCATTCGCGCCCAGATCGCCATTCCGATTCTCGATTTTCCGATTCCCGGCGCCAGTAACGCGGACGAATCCTTGCGCCAGGCCGTCGAAATGTTCGCCGACCTCAAGTTTCACCCGCGAATCAAAATTGCTTTCGGCCCCCATGCGCCCTACACCGTAGGCGACGAAAACCTGGAAAAAATCCGGGTCATTGCCGACGAACTGGACGCCGCGATCCACATGCACGTTCATGAAACCGCTTTCGAGGTGCACCAGGCAGTCGAGCAGAACGCCGAACGCCCTGTGGCCCGCCTCGCCCGCCTGGGCTTGCTCGGCCCACGCTTTCAGGCCGTACACATGACCCAGATCAGCGATGACGACCTGGCAATGCTGGTAGAAAGCAACTCCAGCGTGATTCATTGCCCCGAATCCAACCTTAAACTGGCCAGCGGCTTCTGCCCGGTGGAGCGCCTGTGGCAGGCCGGGGTCAATGTGGCGGTGGGCACCGACGGTGCCGCCAGCAACAATGACCTCGACCTGCTTGGCGAAACCCGTACCGCCGCCTTGCTGGCCAAGGCCGTTGCAGGCTCGGCCACCGCGCTGGATGCCCACCGCGCACTGCGCATGGCCACCCTCAATGGCGCGCGCGCCCTGGGCATTGAAAGCGACACCGGCTCGATCGAAATCGGCAAGGCCGCCGACCTGGTAGCCTTTGACCTCAGCGGCTTGGCCCAGCAACCGGTCTACGATCCGGTTTCACAACTGATCTACGCCACAGGCCGCGATTGCGTGAAACACCTGTGGGTGGGCGGCAAGCAACTGCTTGATGATCGCCGCCTGACCCGCCTGGACGAGCAGCAACTGTGCGCCACAGTCAGGGCCTGGGGCGAACGCATAAGCAGCCATACTCATTGA
- the mupP gene encoding N-acetylmuramic acid 6-phosphate phosphatase MupP: protein MRLRAVLFDMDGTLLDTAPDFIAICQAMRADRGLPPVADKLIRDEISGGARAMVAATFSMDPEAPGFEELRQEFLERYQRDCAVHTKLFDGMEELLADIEKAHLVWGVVTNKPVRFAQPIMERLGLAERSALLICPDHVKNSKPDPEPLILACKMLDLDPASVLFVGDDLRDIESGRDAGTKTAAVRFGYIHPDDNPDHWGADVVVDHPGELRKVLDNAMCSC from the coding sequence ATGCGTTTAAGAGCAGTTCTTTTTGACATGGACGGCACCCTGCTCGACACCGCGCCGGACTTTATCGCCATTTGCCAGGCGATGCGCGCCGATCGTGGCCTGCCACCTGTCGCCGACAAACTGATCCGCGACGAAATTTCCGGCGGTGCACGCGCAATGGTCGCCGCGACCTTCAGCATGGACCCAGAGGCACCTGGCTTCGAAGAACTGCGCCAGGAGTTTCTGGAACGCTATCAGCGTGATTGCGCAGTACACACCAAGTTGTTTGACGGCATGGAAGAGCTGCTGGCCGATATCGAGAAAGCGCATCTGGTATGGGGCGTGGTCACCAACAAGCCGGTGCGTTTTGCCCAGCCGATCATGGAGCGCCTGGGCCTGGCCGAACGTTCGGCGCTGCTGATCTGCCCCGACCACGTCAAAAACAGCAAACCGGACCCTGAGCCGCTGATCCTGGCCTGCAAAATGCTCGACCTGGACCCGGCCAGCGTGCTGTTTGTGGGCGACGACCTGCGCGATATCGAATCCGGGCGCGATGCCGGGACCAAAACCGCCGCCGTGCGCTTTGGCTATATCCACCCTGACGACAACCCTGATCATTGGGGGGCCGACGTAGTAGTCGACCACCCGGGCGAATTGCGCAAGGTGCTGGATAACGCGATGTGCAGTTGCTGA
- a CDS encoding YciK family oxidoreductase gives MFDYSARPNLLEGRVILVTGAGRGIGAAAAKTYAAHGATVLLLGKTEANLSQVYDEIEAAGHPQPVVIPFNLETAQPHQYDELAAMIETEFGHLDGLLHNASIIGPRTPLEQLSGENFMRVMHINVNATFMLTSTLLPLLKLSQDASVIFTSSSVGRKGRAYWGAYGVSKFATEGLMQTLADEVEGVAPVRANSINPGATRTSMRALAYPGENPENNPQPHEIMPVYLYLMGPDSTGINGQAFNAQ, from the coding sequence ATGTTTGATTATTCCGCCCGCCCCAACCTGCTTGAGGGCCGGGTCATTCTGGTCACCGGCGCCGGTCGCGGCATCGGCGCCGCAGCCGCCAAGACCTACGCCGCCCACGGCGCAACCGTATTGCTGCTGGGCAAGACCGAAGCCAACCTTAGCCAGGTCTACGACGAAATCGAGGCCGCCGGCCACCCGCAGCCGGTGGTCATTCCGTTCAACCTCGAAACCGCCCAGCCCCATCAGTACGACGAGCTGGCCGCGATGATCGAGACCGAGTTCGGCCACCTGGACGGGTTGCTGCACAACGCCTCGATCATTGGCCCGCGCACGCCGCTGGAACAGCTGTCGGGCGAGAACTTCATGCGCGTAATGCACATCAACGTCAACGCCACGTTCATGCTCACCAGCACCCTGCTGCCGCTGCTCAAGCTGTCGCAGGACGCCTCGGTGATCTTCACGTCCAGCAGTGTCGGGCGCAAAGGCCGGGCTTACTGGGGCGCCTATGGCGTTTCCAAGTTCGCTACCGAAGGCTTGATGCAAACCCTGGCCGACGAGGTCGAAGGCGTAGCCCCGGTGCGCGCCAATAGCATCAACCCCGGCGCTACCCGCACCAGCATGCGCGCCTTGGCGTATCCGGGCGAAAACCCCGAGAACAACCCACAGCCACACGAGATCATGCCGGTCTATCTGTACTTGATGGGCCCGGACAGCACCGGTATCAACGGCCAGGCGTTCAACGCGCAGTAA